Part of the Pseudomonas sp. ADAK13 genome is shown below.
CTGTAGCCTGGTGCGGCGTTGCCGTTGATCTCTGCAGTGATGAAGCCGTTGTAGTGCATCACGCGGTCCGGGCCCGAGGTGTCGCTGACCTTGATGAAGGTCGCCAGCGGGATCATCTCGCCTTTGTTGTTACGTACTTTCAACTGACCGATCTGGTCTTCATCCAGGCGGAACTGTTGATCAGCCTGCACGTTGACCTGGTAAGTCCGGCCGAAGCGGTTGAAGTCGTTGGCATACAACGAACCCAGGTAGATCTGCAGGGTGTCGAAGATGTCGCTGATCGCCACGCCGTGGGTCTTGGCCTTTTCGCGGTCGATGGCGGCATCGACCTGGGGCACGTTGACCGTGTAGCTGGTGAACAGGCCGAACAACTCGGGGGTGGTGCGGCTTTTGGTAATGATGTTCTGGACTTCTTTATACAGCTCGTCGTAACCCAGGTTGCCACGGTCTTCGACCTGCAGGCGGAACCCGCCAATCGTACCCAGGCCCTGTACCGGCGGCGGTGGGAAGATCGCCATGTAGGCTTCCTGGATGCTGCTGTATTTGCCGTTCAGTGCACCGGCAATCGCGCCGGCCGACATGCTCGGATCTTTACGCTCATCGAACGGTTTCAAGGTCACGAACACGATGCCGCTGTTCGGGCTGTTGGTGAAACCGTTGATCGACAGGCCCGGGAACGCTACGGCACTTTCCACGCCTGGCTGTTTCAGCGCGATGTCGGACATGCGCTTGATCACGTCTTCGGTACGGTCCAGGCTCGCGGCGTCCGGCAATTGCGCGAAGGCCACCAGGTATTGCTTGTCCTGGGCCGGTACGAAACCGGTAGGTGTGTGGGCAAAGCCCAGCCAGGTCAGGACCATCAGGCCGGCGTACAGGAACAGGGCGATACCACTGCCGCGAATCACTCGGCGCACAGTGCCGACGTAACCATGGCTGGCCTTGTCGAAGAAGCGGTTGAACGGTTTGAACAACCAGCCGCCCAGCAGCTTGTCGAGGAACTTGGAGAAGCCGTCTTTCGGTGCGTTGTGACCTTTAAGCAATACCGCGGCCAGTGCCGGCGACAAGGTCAACGAGTTGAACGCCGAAATCACCGTCGAGATCGCAATGGTCAAGGCGAACTGCTTATAGAACTGCCCGGTCAAGCCGCTGATAAACGCCGCTGGAATGAACACCGCACACAGTACCAACGCGGTCGCGATGATCGGGCCGGTCACTTCGCTCATGGCTTTTTCAGTGGCCGGGAACGGTTCCAGTCCAAGCTCGATGTTCCGCTCGACGTTCTCCACCACCACGATGGCGTCGTCCACCACGATACCGATGGCGAGTACCAGGCCGAACAGCGACAGCGCGTTGAGTGAGAAGCCGAACAGGTGCATCACCGCAAACGTACCGATCAACGATACCGGCACCGCCACCAACGGAATGATCGAGGCGCGCCAGGTTTGCAGGAACAGGATCACCACCAGCACCACGAGGATCAATGCTTCGAAGAGCGTGTGTACCACCGCTTCGATGGAGCCACGCACGAAGATGGTCGGGTCATAGACGATGCTGAAATCCATGCCTTCCGGGAAGCTCTTTTTCAGCTCCGCCATCTTGTCGCGTACTTCGTTGGAGATCTGGATCGCGTTGGAACCCGGGCGCTGGAAGATCGGGATCGCCACCGCCGGCTGGTTGTTGAGCAGCGAGCGCAGGGCGTACTGGCTGGAACCCAGCTCAACCCGTGCGATGTCTTTGAGGCGGGTGATCTCACCGTTATCGCCGGAGCGGATAATGATGTTCTCGAACTCTTCCTCGGTGACCAGGCGACCCTGGGTGTTCACCGACAACTGGAAGCTGGTGGCATTCGGTGCAGGTTGCGCACCCAGGGCACCGGCGGCCACTTGACGGTTCTGCTCGCGAATCGCGGTCACCACATCCGTGGCGGTCAGGTTGCGCGAAGCGGTCTTGTTCGGGTCCAGCCAAACACGCAGGGAGTAGTCGCCCATGCCGAACAGTTGCACGTCACCCACGCCGCCCAGGCGTGCCAGCTCATCCTTTACGTTGAGCAAGGCATAGTTGGACAGGTAGAGCATGTCGTAGCGCTTGTCCGGGGAGGTCAAGTGCACAACCATGGTCAGGTCGGGGGAGGCCTTGTCCACGGTAATACCGATACGCGTCACTTCCTCAGGCAGCTTTGGCTGAGTCCGGGTGACACGGTTCTGTACCTGCACCTGCGCGTTGTCCAGGTCGGTGCCCAGGGCGAAGGTGATGGTCAGGGTCAGCTTGCCGTCGGCGGTCGACTGCGAGGACATGTACAGCATGTTCTCGACGCCGGTGATCGCTTGCTCCAGCGGGGCGGCTACGGTTTCACCGATGACCTTGGGGTTGGCACCCGGGAAGTTCGCACGTACCACGACGGTCGGCGGCACCACTTCCGGGTATTCGCTGATCGGCAGCTGGAACAGCGAGATCGCACCCGCGATCAGGATCAGCAGCGAGAGCACCGCTGCGAAGATCGGCCGCGAAATGAAGAACTTGGAAAAATTCATCTTGAGTTGTATCCCTTAACCGCGTGGAGTCGCGACACTGGCGAGCTTGGGCGCGGCTTTATCCGGCGCCACTTGCTCCAGGTTGCTGGCTTCAAGCGCTTGTCGTTGTTGTGCCAAGGCGGCGAGGGTTTCCTTGCTGGCCATCGGGATGGTTTCCGGCGCAACCGGCGACCCCGGGCGAACGCGCTGCAGGCCCTTGACGATGATCGTGTCGTCCTTGTTCAGGCCGCTGCGCACGATGCGCAAGCCTTCGATCTTCGGCCCCAGTTCCACGGCGCGATAGGCGGGCTTGTCGCCTTCCATCACCAGTACGAACTTCTTGCCAAGGTCAGTGCCCACGGCTTCATCGTTGATCAGTACGGCGGAGTAGGTGCCGCTGCCGACCAGCTTCAAGCGGGCATACAGGCCAGGGGTGTATTCACCCTTGCTGTTGTCGAACACGGCGCGACCGCGAATGGTGCCGGTGGCCGGGTTGACCTGGTTGTCGACGAAGTTCATCTGGCCCAGGTGCGGGTTGCCGTCTTCATTGGACAGGCCCAGGTACACCGGGGTGGTGGCGCCACGGCGACCCTGGCGTGCGAGTTCGGTGTACTTGAGGTACACGCGCTCATCGGCGTCGAAGTAGGCGTAGACCTTGTCGGTGGACACCACGCTGGTCAGCGCGGTGACATCGGCGGTCACCAGGTTGCCGGCGGTGATCTCGGCACGGCTGACACGGCCGCTGATGGGCGAGGTGACGCGGGTGAAGCTCAGGTTCAGCTTGGCCAGGTCCAACTGCGCCTGGATCCCGGCCACCGTGGCGTGGGCTTCCTGGGCGGCGGTGGTGCGCGAGTCGGCCAGTTCGGCGGAGATCGCATTGCTCTGGCGCAGGCGTTCGCCGCGCTGGGCTTCGTTATCGCTGCGGGTGGCGGCGGCCTTGGTTTGGGCAAGTTGTGCTTCGAGGCGGCGCACTTCAGCCTGGAACGGACGCGGGTCGATCTGGAACAGCAGGTCGCCTTTCTTGACCAGTGCGCCTTCGGTAAAGGCTACCTGATCGATCTGGCCCGACACGCGCGGACGAATCTGCACGGTTTCCGGTGCTTCGAGGCGGCCGGTGAACTCGTCCCACTCGTTGACCGGTTGTTCCAGCACCTTGGCCACGCTGACGTGGCTCGGTGGCATGGCGGCCGCTTGTTCTGGGGTCTTGCCGCACGCGCTCATCACCATCACGGCCAAAATGGCCAGGGGATAGCGCAAATGTTTGAGTGACTGTTCCATGAGGTGCATCCGCCAATGTATTTAAGATGGGCGGATCATGCTCGGCGGGGTGCTATCTCAGAAATCGAATGAAACAAAGGTAACTATCATTCGGAATGATATAAGCGTAAAGCGAGCCCTCTAGGATGGGGGTTTCGTTAGGGAGCTATCAATAGCGTTGATGACAAAGGACTGTTGCGCAAGATGCAAGGAACAGCGCGCCGTGCAAACTGTCTAGGGTGGTTGCTATTCGAATGTGCACAGCGTGGGGTTGGTTGCCTTGCATTCGTTTCCTGTCCAGGCGCTGCCAACAGGCTTGGCGTTGGCTTGGTTTTTCAGGGTCATGCTCACCGGCTCATGGTTCTGATCGAGGTAGTGGCATGCCACAGACGACTGACCCTGGCTGCTTTGGATCACCGCCTTTTCGAACTGGACCTGGTGCAGGTCCTTCTGCTCTGTCATCGGGTTTTGCCCGGTCCATTGCTGACCGCCCGGGCCGGACGCGTTGTAGGCAACCACTTCGCCAGACGGCGTCTTTTTGAAAGCATCTTTAAGGGCATTGGTGGGCGGGCAGGCGCCAGCCCCAGCATAGGCGTTGCCCACCAGCGCCATCAGGGTAATCACGAGGGCTGAGGTTTTCTTGAGCTGCCTATTCATCACGCGTGCTCCTGATCTTGAGAAACCGTGACGTGAAGACTAGCCCAAACCGGTAACGCCGGACGCTGTTAAATCCACACGTCGTTGATCGCGGTGCGCTCCCCACCTTCCGTGCCGGTGTTCAACACACCGCAGGGCTCGATCAACAGCAACTTCACCTCACCCAATGCGTGCGGCTTGTGCTCGACGCCTTTGGGCACCACGTACATTTCCCCTTGGCCGATCGTCACGGCGCCATCGCGAAAGTCGATGCGCAGCGTGCCCTCCAGCACGATAAAGGTTTCATCGGTGTCGGCGTGGTCGTGCCAGATGAAGTCCCCTTCAATCTTCACCACCTTGAACTGGTAGTCGTTCATTTGCGCGACGACCTTGGGCGCCCATTGCTCGCTGAACAGGGCGTATTTGCTGGCGAAGTTGATCGGTGTGTAATTCGTCGAGGTGGAGGTGGCAGGCATTTGGAGGTTCCAGGGTTTCAATAGGTCGGAGCCCTAAGTTAGGCGCATCGGTCCCGCCGGATATTGAATGATCGTGCAGCGCGCAACGCTGGGGTGTGGACGCAACTGTTGGCTGGGCAACAGCAGTCGGACAGTTGTGGTTTGCGCGGGACAGCGCAATACCGAGTGTTGTTTTCATCCAGTTGATTTTATTGATATTTATTTGTGGCACGGGCTCTGCAACACACACAGGTGAACCCTTTCACCCGTCGCTCAGCGGAGCCTTGTATGCCTTGCACCTTTTTCTCGCGTTCACGTTTCATCTGGCTGGGCGCAGCGCTCTTGCTGGGCCACGCCGCCATCTCCCAGGCCGCCGAGGGCGATGACGCGGTGCCGTCCCTGGCCGGCAAGCGCATTGCCGTGAGCATGACCGGCACCAGTCACTATTTCGATATCAAGGCCTTCCAGGCACAGGTCGACGAGATCAAGCGCCTCGGCGGCACGCCCATCACCCTGGATGCCGGGCGCAATGACAAGAACCTGGTGACCCAGCTGCAAACCGTGGTCACCCAGAAACCCGATGCCGTGATCCAGACCCTTGGCACCCTCAGCGTGATCGACCCGTGGCTCAAGCGCATCAGCAAGGCCGGCATTCCGCTGTTCACCATCGACGCGCCTTCGCAGTACAGCCTCAACAACACCACCTCCGATAACGTCGCCACCGGCAAGGCCCTGGCCGACCAGTTGATCAAGGACGCCGGTGGCAAGGGCAAGATCCTGGTGTTCAACGGCTTCTATGGCGTGCCGGTGTGCGCGATTCGCTACGACCAGTTGAAGCTGGCGCTCAAGGATCACCCGCAACTGGAGATCATCCAGCCGGAGCTGCGGGATGTGATTCCCAACACGGTGCAGGATGCCTATTCCCAAGTGTCCGCCTTGCTCAACAAGTACCCGGCCGGCAGCGTCTCGGCGATCTGGGCGGCGTGGGACATTCCGCAACTCGGCGCGAGCAAGGCGCTGATCGATGCCAAGCGCACCGAGATCAAGACCTATGGCGTGGACGGCACGCCTGAAGTGCTGGAACTGCTTGGCCAGGCGAACTCGCCGGTGGGCGCGGTGGTGGCCCAACAACCGGCGCTGATCGGCAAGACCGCGGTGCAGAACGTCGCCCGTTACCTGGCCGGGCAGCGGGACCTGCCCAAGGAAACCCATGTACCGACGTTGCTGACCACTGCTGCCAACCTGGCGCAGGTCCAGCAATTGCGGGGTGATTGATGGCGGCGTTGCACCTGCAACATCTGCGCAAACGCTTCGGCGCCACCCTGGCGCTGGATGATGCGAGCCTGAAAGTCGAGCGCGGCACCATTCACGGCCTGGTGGGCGAGAACGGTGCCGGCAAGTCGACCTTGATCAAGGTGTTGGCGGGTATCCATAAGGCGGATTCGGGGCAGGTGAGCATTGACGGCCAGTCGTACGCCTCGCTCTCGCCGCGCCAGGTGGACGCGCTGGGTGTGCAGTTCATTCATCAGGAGCGGCTGTTGCCGGCGAGTTTCACCGTGGGCGAAGCGCTGTTCTTCGGGCATGAGTTGCGCCGGGGCCCGTTTGTCGATCGGCGGCGGCAACAGCGCGAAGCCGAGCGCTTGCTGGCGGACTATTTTGAACTGCAACTGCCGGCCGGCGCACTGGTCGGCGAGCTGAACAGCGCTGAACGCCAGGTGCTGCAAATCACCCGGGCGTTGATTCGCCAGCCGAAGATCCTGGTGTTCGACGAGCCCAGCGTGGCCCTGGTCAAGCGTGAAGTCGATCAACTGCTGCGGATCGTCAAGCGTCTGCGGGACCAGGGGTTGTCGATCCTCTACATTTCCCACTATCTGCAGGAAATCGACAGCCTCTGTGATGAGGTGACGGTATTGCGCAATGGCCGCGATGTGGCGGTGGTGCAGCCGCGGCACACCTCCAGCGCGCAGATTGCGCGGTTGATGGTCAATCGCGACGTCCAGGAGATGTACCCCAAGGCGCAGGTCGAGCCCGGCGAGCCATTGCTGCAAGTGCGCGGGCTGAACCTGGCCCGGCGCTACCGGCAGGTCGACCTGGAACTGCGCCGGGGCGAAATCGTCGGCCTGACCGGGCTGGTCGGCTCGGGGGCCAAGGATTTGCTCAAGACCCTGTTTGGCGTGGTGCGTGCCGACAGCGGCAGCATTCATCTGGAAGGGCGTTTGTTGCGCCTGCGTTCCCCTGGCGACGCCATCGCCCAGGGGATTGCCCTGGTGCCGGAAGAGCGCCGCAGCCAGGGGATTTCACCGCTGCTCTCGGTGCTGGAAAACCTCACGCTTGCTGGCCTTGAGCGCTTCAGTCGCTGGGGTGTGCTGAGCAAACGCCAGGAACAGGCCGAAAGCCTGCGGCTGATCCATGAATTGGCAATCAAGGCGCCGGGCCCGCAGGCAGCGGTCCGCCAGTTGAGCGGCGGCAACCAGCAGAAGGTTGCCTTGGGCAAATGGCTGAGCCGGCGCTCGGCGGTGTACCTGCTGGATGAGCCGTGCGTGGGGGTGGATGTCGGCGCCAAAGTCGAAATTTATCGCCTGATCGGGCGTCTGGTGGAAGAGGGCGCTGCGGTGCTGGTGTTGTCCTCTGACCTGCCGGAGCTGCTGGGCATTTGCGACCGCATCCTGGTGTTGCACCGAGGCGAGATTGCCGGCGAATTCCAGGCCGGTGAGGCGGACAGTGATCAACTGCTGGCGTGTGCGACGGGCGCGGTGCTACCCACCGCATCCGTACCGGTGAAACAGGAGGTGGCGCATGTCCCTGCTTGAAACGGCTACCCCGGGTTTGTCCCAGCGATTATGGGTGCTGTTGTTGCGCCGTGGTTCGGTGGGGGTGTTCCTCGCGATCTTGCTGGGGTTTGCCGTCTCTGCGCCGAACTTCCTGTCGGTGGGCAATATCGCCAATGTGTTCAGCCAGTCGGCGATCCTCGGTGTACTTGCCTTCGGCCTGACCTGCGTGATTATCGGCGGCGGCTCCAACGTGGTGGCTGGCGGCCTCGACCTGTCACTGGCGGCAAACCTGGGCCTGTGTGCGGCGGTGTTCAGCCGGCTCAACAACGCCGGACTCGACCTTTGGGCCAGCCTGTTGCTGACCCTGGCCTGCGGCCTGACGGTCGGCCTGCTCAACGGCCTGGCCGTGGTGGTGCTGCGCCTGCCACCCTTGCTCGCGACCCTGGCAAGCATGAACGTGCTGGCCGGGCTGGAGCTGGTCCTGACCGAAAACACCGTGGTCTCCACCGACTCGCCGTTGCTCGACCTGCTCAGCGGCGGGACTTGGCTGGGCGTGCCGGCGCTCGCCTGGGTGTTGCTGGTGACAGCTTTCCTGCTGACGTTGCTGATCCAGCACACCGCCTACGGGTTGCGCCTGCATGCCGTCGGCGAATATCCACACGCTGCCGAGGCCGCCGGGATTCGGGTGCCGGCCTATGTGCTTTCCAGCTATTTGCTGTCGGGGCTGTGTGCAGCGGTGGCAGCCTTGTGTTCAGCCGCCTTTTTCAGCGGCAGCACCACGGGCTCCGGCGACATGCTGTTGTCGGTGGTGGCGATCGCTTTTCTCGGGGTGGTGTTTTCCCGGCGACTGGTGGCGAGCATTCCCGGCACCTTGCTGGCGACCTTGTTGATCGGTTTTTTGATCAACGGATTTCAGTTGCTTAACCTGTCGAGCTTCTGGGTCAACGGTGTGCAGGGCGTGCTGATTCTGCTGGTGGTCGCGGCCTCCAGCGCATTGAACCGGGGAGAGCGGTCATGAGTCGGGTCACAGCGTTAAAGGTGCAAGGCGGCTGGCGTTCGCTGTTGCCCCTGACGTTGCCGCTGGTATTCGTGGCAATCGTGCTGGTGTTTGCCTGGCAGGCGCCCGCATTCCTCAGTGGCGGCAACCTGAAAAGCCTGGTGCTGAACAACTTCGTGCTGCTGGCGATTGTCGCCATCGGCATGACCTACGCGGTAGCGGCCGGTGGTATTGATTTGTCGGTAGGCACCGCGCTGGATTTCGCCAGCTTCAGCTTCGTGGTGTTGCTGAATGCCGGGCACGGGTTGGGTGTTGCGATTGCTGGCGCGTTGGCCGCCGGGTTGCTGGTCGGGCTGTTCAATGCCGGGTTGATCGCGGGGCTGCGGATCAGTCCGTTCCTGGCAACCCTGGGCACCTTGTTTATCGGCACCAGTGCCCAGCAGTTGCTCTCGGACGGCGGCCAGCCGATCTACATCGCCCAAGGCTTCAAGCCCGAGCTGGCGAGCTTCAGCCTGTTGGGCGTGCCCTTGCCGTTATTGATCGTGCTGGTATTGGCCGTGGTCTACGGCTTGTTGCTGGCCCGTGGACGCCTGGGGCGCGAACTGCTGGCCCAGGGCACCCAGCCGTTGCTGGCGTATTACTCGGGGCTGTCGGTGCGGCGCATCGTCACCACCACGGTGCTGGCGGCGGCGCTGGCGTGCGCGGTGGCGGGGATTCTGCTCAGTTCGACGGTAAGCGCGTATGTGCCGTTGTCGGGCAATGCGTTCCTGCTGAACGCGATTGGCGCGGTGTTTATCGGCACCACCCTGAATCGGCAAGGTCGGGCGAATATCCCGGGCACGCTGCTGGGGGTGCTGTTTATCAATGTCATCGCCAATGGCTTGCTGTTGATCGGCTGGAATTTCTACTGGCAGCAGGTAGCCACCGGTGTGC
Proteins encoded:
- a CDS encoding efflux RND transporter permease subunit, with amino-acid sequence MNFSKFFISRPIFAAVLSLLILIAGAISLFQLPISEYPEVVPPTVVVRANFPGANPKVIGETVAAPLEQAITGVENMLYMSSQSTADGKLTLTITFALGTDLDNAQVQVQNRVTRTQPKLPEEVTRIGITVDKASPDLTMVVHLTSPDKRYDMLYLSNYALLNVKDELARLGGVGDVQLFGMGDYSLRVWLDPNKTASRNLTATDVVTAIREQNRQVAAGALGAQPAPNATSFQLSVNTQGRLVTEEEFENIIIRSGDNGEITRLKDIARVELGSSQYALRSLLNNQPAVAIPIFQRPGSNAIQISNEVRDKMAELKKSFPEGMDFSIVYDPTIFVRGSIEAVVHTLFEALILVVLVVILFLQTWRASIIPLVAVPVSLIGTFAVMHLFGFSLNALSLFGLVLAIGIVVDDAIVVVENVERNIELGLEPFPATEKAMSEVTGPIIATALVLCAVFIPAAFISGLTGQFYKQFALTIAISTVISAFNSLTLSPALAAVLLKGHNAPKDGFSKFLDKLLGGWLFKPFNRFFDKASHGYVGTVRRVIRGSGIALFLYAGLMVLTWLGFAHTPTGFVPAQDKQYLVAFAQLPDAASLDRTEDVIKRMSDIALKQPGVESAVAFPGLSINGFTNSPNSGIVFVTLKPFDERKDPSMSAGAIAGALNGKYSSIQEAYMAIFPPPPVQGLGTIGGFRLQVEDRGNLGYDELYKEVQNIITKSRTTPELFGLFTSYTVNVPQVDAAIDREKAKTHGVAISDIFDTLQIYLGSLYANDFNRFGRTYQVNVQADQQFRLDEDQIGQLKVRNNKGEMIPLATFIKVSDTSGPDRVMHYNGFITAEINGNAAPGYSSGQAQAAIEKLLKDELPNGMTYEWTDLTYQQILSGNTALFVFPLCVLLAFLVLAAQYESWSLPLAVILIVPMTLLSAITGVIISGGDNNIFTQIGLIVLVGLACKNAILIVEFAKDKQQEGLDPLAAVLEACRLRLRPILMTSFAFIMGVVPLVLSSGAGAEMRHAMGVAVFSGMIGVTFFGLLLTPVFYVLIRRFVERGEARKAAKALKLETQQ
- the mexE gene encoding multidrug efflux RND transporter periplasmic adaptor subunit MexE → MEQSLKHLRYPLAILAVMVMSACGKTPEQAAAMPPSHVSVAKVLEQPVNEWDEFTGRLEAPETVQIRPRVSGQIDQVAFTEGALVKKGDLLFQIDPRPFQAEVRRLEAQLAQTKAAATRSDNEAQRGERLRQSNAISAELADSRTTAAQEAHATVAGIQAQLDLAKLNLSFTRVTSPISGRVSRAEITAGNLVTADVTALTSVVSTDKVYAYFDADERVYLKYTELARQGRRGATTPVYLGLSNEDGNPHLGQMNFVDNQVNPATGTIRGRAVFDNSKGEYTPGLYARLKLVGSGTYSAVLINDEAVGTDLGKKFVLVMEGDKPAYRAVELGPKIEGLRIVRSGLNKDDTIIVKGLQRVRPGSPVAPETIPMASKETLAALAQQRQALEASNLEQVAPDKAAPKLASVATPRG
- a CDS encoding DUF3757 domain-containing protein is translated as MNRQLKKTSALVITLMALVGNAYAGAGACPPTNALKDAFKKTPSGEVVAYNASGPGGQQWTGQNPMTEQKDLHQVQFEKAVIQSSQGQSSVACHYLDQNHEPVSMTLKNQANAKPVGSAWTGNECKATNPTLCTFE
- a CDS encoding cupin domain-containing protein → MPATSTSTNYTPINFASKYALFSEQWAPKVVAQMNDYQFKVVKIEGDFIWHDHADTDETFIVLEGTLRIDFRDGAVTIGQGEMYVVPKGVEHKPHALGEVKLLLIEPCGVLNTGTEGGERTAINDVWI
- a CDS encoding sugar ABC transporter substrate-binding protein, with the translated sequence MPCTFFSRSRFIWLGAALLLGHAAISQAAEGDDAVPSLAGKRIAVSMTGTSHYFDIKAFQAQVDEIKRLGGTPITLDAGRNDKNLVTQLQTVVTQKPDAVIQTLGTLSVIDPWLKRISKAGIPLFTIDAPSQYSLNNTTSDNVATGKALADQLIKDAGGKGKILVFNGFYGVPVCAIRYDQLKLALKDHPQLEIIQPELRDVIPNTVQDAYSQVSALLNKYPAGSVSAIWAAWDIPQLGASKALIDAKRTEIKTYGVDGTPEVLELLGQANSPVGAVVAQQPALIGKTAVQNVARYLAGQRDLPKETHVPTLLTTAANLAQVQQLRGD
- a CDS encoding sugar ABC transporter ATP-binding protein, encoding MAALHLQHLRKRFGATLALDDASLKVERGTIHGLVGENGAGKSTLIKVLAGIHKADSGQVSIDGQSYASLSPRQVDALGVQFIHQERLLPASFTVGEALFFGHELRRGPFVDRRRQQREAERLLADYFELQLPAGALVGELNSAERQVLQITRALIRQPKILVFDEPSVALVKREVDQLLRIVKRLRDQGLSILYISHYLQEIDSLCDEVTVLRNGRDVAVVQPRHTSSAQIARLMVNRDVQEMYPKAQVEPGEPLLQVRGLNLARRYRQVDLELRRGEIVGLTGLVGSGAKDLLKTLFGVVRADSGSIHLEGRLLRLRSPGDAIAQGIALVPEERRSQGISPLLSVLENLTLAGLERFSRWGVLSKRQEQAESLRLIHELAIKAPGPQAAVRQLSGGNQQKVALGKWLSRRSAVYLLDEPCVGVDVGAKVEIYRLIGRLVEEGAAVLVLSSDLPELLGICDRILVLHRGEIAGEFQAGEADSDQLLACATGAVLPTASVPVKQEVAHVPA
- a CDS encoding ABC transporter permease translates to MSLLETATPGLSQRLWVLLLRRGSVGVFLAILLGFAVSAPNFLSVGNIANVFSQSAILGVLAFGLTCVIIGGGSNVVAGGLDLSLAANLGLCAAVFSRLNNAGLDLWASLLLTLACGLTVGLLNGLAVVVLRLPPLLATLASMNVLAGLELVLTENTVVSTDSPLLDLLSGGTWLGVPALAWVLLVTAFLLTLLIQHTAYGLRLHAVGEYPHAAEAAGIRVPAYVLSSYLLSGLCAAVAALCSAAFFSGSTTGSGDMLLSVVAIAFLGVVFSRRLVASIPGTLLATLLIGFLINGFQLLNLSSFWVNGVQGVLILLVVAASSALNRGERS
- a CDS encoding ABC transporter permease: MSRVTALKVQGGWRSLLPLTLPLVFVAIVLVFAWQAPAFLSGGNLKSLVLNNFVLLAIVAIGMTYAVAAGGIDLSVGTALDFASFSFVVLLNAGHGLGVAIAGALAAGLLVGLFNAGLIAGLRISPFLATLGTLFIGTSAQQLLSDGGQPIYIAQGFKPELASFSLLGVPLPLLIVLVLAVVYGLLLARGRLGRELLAQGTQPLLAYYSGLSVRRIVTTTVLAAALACAVAGILLSSTVSAYVPLSGNAFLLNAIGAVFIGTTLNRQGRANIPGTLLGVLFINVIANGLLLIGWNFYWQQVATGVLIFVVLAFSFISRRIAQNT